The following are encoded together in the Oncorhynchus masou masou isolate Uvic2021 chromosome 5, UVic_Omas_1.1, whole genome shotgun sequence genome:
- the rbck1 gene encoding ranBP-type and C3HC4-type zinc finger-containing protein 1 isoform X1, translating to MGLTMTSPEVFTSNLVEAEELAQLLSEAINCGDKEEAKRCSEQLAELCVPVSVMISRKAYSQDSIRLKVGVGDAQSENYIPVTLLVTLDMTISDLKEKINTDYGFHPSLQSWVIGKRLARVSKTLYSHGVRKNGDQAYLYIKSAQAANLSREQVNQEEEHRRLDSIIESLSPLLARGATGPTPPPKTKQPAPPPLQPKPLVGWSCSVCTYANKPTRPGCEMCGSERPEDYKVPEVYQPDEQEIQRLQLEEMANLQYQQALDEERERNFLSLVETDAHSLVPNTEELDCPICLCSIPPGEGATLRECLHVFCRECLKGTIVNSMDPEVTCPYGDEDYSCDRKLQDREIQSLLSQEEHQKLLELRLSIAETRSENSYHCKTPDCAGWCIFEDEVNEFICELCKETNCLLCKAIHKDMNCKEYQDDLRIRAENDVAAKQTTQMLESLLQNGEAMHCPKCKVIVQKKDGCDWICCLMCKTEICWVTKQARWGPNGSGDNSGGCGCRFDGARCHPNCQNCH from the exons ATGG GTCTAACTATGACTTCTCCTGAGGTCTTCACAAGCAACTTAGTAGAGG CGGAGGAGCTAGCCCAGTTGTTGAGTGAGGCCATCAACTGTGGTGACAAAGAGGAAGCCAAAAGGTGTTCAGAGCAGCTGGCAGAGTTGTGTGTACCAGTATCTGTCATGATCTCCCGCAAGGCTTACTCCCAAGACTCTATTCG GTTGAAGGTGGGAGTCGGGGATGCACAGTCAGAAAACTATATTCCGGTTACCTTGTTGGTAACACTTGACATGACCATTTCAGATCTGAAagaaaag ATCAATACTGACTATGGATTTCATCCATCTCTGCAAAGCTGGGTGATCGGTAAGCGTCTGGCACGGGTCTCTAAAACTCTGTACAGCCATGGGGTAAGGAAGAATGGAGACCAAGCCTACCTGTACATCAAGTCTGCCCAGGCTGCCAACCTCAGCCGGGAGCAAGTCAACCAGGAGGAGGAGCACCGTCGGCTAGACA GTATCATTGAGTCATTGAGTCCTCTACTGGCCAGAGGAGCAACTGGACCAACCCCACCTCCCAAAACTAAACAACCAGCACCTCCTCCTCTGCAACCAAAGCCTCTG GTGGGTTGGTCATGCTCTGTGTGCACCTATGCTAACAAGCCAACGAGGCCAGGCTGTGAGATGTGTGGGTCTGAAAGACCAGAAGATTATAAAGTCCCTGAGGTTTACCAGCCTGATGAGCAGGAGATCCAGAGACTCCAGCTAGAGGAGATGGCCAATCTACAGTACCAGCAG GCATTGGATGAAGAGCGGGAGAGGAATTTCTTGAGTCTGGTGGAAACAGACGCCCACAGCCTCGTCCCCAACACAGAGGAGCTGGACTGTCCTATTTGCCTCTGCTCCATTCCGCCAGGGGAGGGAGCCACACTGCGGGAGTGCCTGCATGTTTTCTGCAG GGAGTGTCTTAAAGGAACCATAGTGAATAGCATGGATCCAGAGGTGACCTGCCCTTATGGGGATGAAGACTACAGCTGTGATAGAAAGCTGCAGGACAGGGAGATCCAATCT CTTCTCTCTCAGGAAGAGCACCAGAAGCTTCTAGAGCTGAGGCTCAGTATTGCTGAGACGCGGAGTGAGAACAGCTACCACTGCAAAACCCCCGACTGCGCTGGCTGGTGCATCTTTGAGGACGAAGTCAATGAGTTTATTTGTGAGCTCTGCAAAGAGACCAATTGCCTCCTCTGCAAG GCCATCCACAAAGACATGAACTGCAAGGAGTATCAAGATGATCTCCGGATCAGAGCTGAGAATGACGTGGCTGCAAAACAGACCACACAGATGCTGGAG TCCTTACTGCAGAACGGGGAGGCCATGCACTGTCCTAAGTGTAAGGTCAtagttcagaagaaggacggctGTGATTGGATCTGCTGCCTGATGTGTAAGACGGAGATCTGCTGGGTCACCAAGCAGGCTCGCTGGGGACCAAAC GGTTCTGGGGACAACTCAGGAGGCTGTGGATGTCGATTCGATGGGGCGCGTTGCCACCCTAACTGCCAGAACTGCCACTGA
- the LOC135539820 gene encoding TBC1 domain family member 20-like isoform X1 encodes MKRSRSVGASSPLNGIGKQDGDPRRKRKLAEISQALNVTPVDVAVLRRMAISEGGLLTDEIRCKVWPRLLNVPTDILPEKSEEVERENNKDYNQVLLDVQRSLRRFPPGMPDEQREGLQEELIDIILRVLGRNTQLHYYQGYHDIVVTFLLVLGERLATALVEKLSTHHLRDFMDPTMDNTKHILNYLMPIIERVNPEVHDFMQQAEVGTIFALSWLITWFGHVLSDFRHVVRLYDFFLACHPLMPIYFAAVIVQYREDEVLDCECDMASVHHLLSQIPQDLPYETLISRAGDLFVQFPPSELAREAAQQYSQQMAASTFKDFDLTPEQQRADTVLRRRRREKQALKGAAAGAMVATAQPTTARRFVRLAVMGLTVALGAAALTLVNTALEWAPKLDLHLFP; translated from the exons ATGAAAAGATCTAGAAGTGTTGGTGCGTCTTCACCTTTGAATGGGATTGGAAAACAAG ATGGGGACCCCCGGAGGAAGAGGAAGTTGGCAGAGATCTCTCAGGCCCTGAACGTGACGCCAGTTGATGTGGCAGTGCTGAGGAGGATGGCCATCAGCGAGGGGGGCCTGCTCACTGATGAGATCCGCTGTAAAGTGTGGCCACGGCTGCTCAACGTGCCCACCGACATCCTGCCTGAGAAATCAG aggAAGTAGAGCGGGAGAATAATAAGGACTATAACCAGGTGCTGTTGGATGTCCAGCGTTCCCTGCGAAGATTCCCTCCTG GCATGCCAGACGAGCAGCGTGAGGGCCTCCAGGAGGAGCTGATTGACATCATCCTGCGGGTGCTGGGAAGGAATACTCAGCTGCACTACTACCAGGGCTACCATGACATCGTGGTCACCTTCCTGCTGGTGCTGGGCGAGCGGCTTGCTACCGCTCTGGTGGAGAAACTCTCCACGCACCACCTCAg GGACTTTATGGACCCCACCATGGACAACACTAAACACATCCTTAACTATCTGATGCCAATCATTGAGAGGGTCAATCCAGAGGTGCATGACTTCATGCAGCA GGCGGAGGTGGGCACCATCTTTGCCCTTAGCTGGCTCATCACCTGGTTTGGCCATGTCCTGTCAGATTTCCGACACGTTGTGCGGTTGTATGACTTCTTCCTGGCCTGCCATCCCCTGAtgccaatctactttgctgctgtG ATTGTGCAGTACCGGGAGGACGAGGTGTTGGACTGTGAGTGTGACATGGCGTCGGTGCACCATCTCCTGTCCCAGATCCCCCAGGACCTGCCCTACGAGACGCTCATCAGCCGCGCAGGAGACCTTTTTGTCCAGTTCCCCCCCTCCGAGCTGGCCAGGGAGGCTGCCCAGCAGTACAGTCAACA GATGGCAGCCTCCACCTTTAAAGACTTTGATCTGACCCCGGAGCAGCAGCGGGCGGACACGGTGCTGCGGAGGCGGCGGAGAGAGAAGCAGGCACTGAAGGGAGCTGCTGCAGGTGCTATGGTGGCGACCGCCCAACCCACCACGGCTCGGCGCTTCGTCCGACTGGCCGTCATGGGGCTCACTGTGGCCCTGGGGGCAGCCGCCCTAACCCTGGTCAACACGGCCCTAGAGTGGGCGCCCAAACTGGACTTACACCTCTTCCcctga
- the LOC135539820 gene encoding TBC1 domain family member 20-like isoform X2, whose amino-acid sequence MKRSRSVGASSPLNGIGKQDGDPRRKRKLAEISQALNVTPVDVAVLRRMAISEGGLLTDEIRCKVWPRLLNVPTDILPEKSGMPDEQREGLQEELIDIILRVLGRNTQLHYYQGYHDIVVTFLLVLGERLATALVEKLSTHHLRDFMDPTMDNTKHILNYLMPIIERVNPEVHDFMQQAEVGTIFALSWLITWFGHVLSDFRHVVRLYDFFLACHPLMPIYFAAVIVQYREDEVLDCECDMASVHHLLSQIPQDLPYETLISRAGDLFVQFPPSELAREAAQQYSQQMAASTFKDFDLTPEQQRADTVLRRRRREKQALKGAAAGAMVATAQPTTARRFVRLAVMGLTVALGAAALTLVNTALEWAPKLDLHLFP is encoded by the exons ATGAAAAGATCTAGAAGTGTTGGTGCGTCTTCACCTTTGAATGGGATTGGAAAACAAG ATGGGGACCCCCGGAGGAAGAGGAAGTTGGCAGAGATCTCTCAGGCCCTGAACGTGACGCCAGTTGATGTGGCAGTGCTGAGGAGGATGGCCATCAGCGAGGGGGGCCTGCTCACTGATGAGATCCGCTGTAAAGTGTGGCCACGGCTGCTCAACGTGCCCACCGACATCCTGCCTGAGAAATCAG GCATGCCAGACGAGCAGCGTGAGGGCCTCCAGGAGGAGCTGATTGACATCATCCTGCGGGTGCTGGGAAGGAATACTCAGCTGCACTACTACCAGGGCTACCATGACATCGTGGTCACCTTCCTGCTGGTGCTGGGCGAGCGGCTTGCTACCGCTCTGGTGGAGAAACTCTCCACGCACCACCTCAg GGACTTTATGGACCCCACCATGGACAACACTAAACACATCCTTAACTATCTGATGCCAATCATTGAGAGGGTCAATCCAGAGGTGCATGACTTCATGCAGCA GGCGGAGGTGGGCACCATCTTTGCCCTTAGCTGGCTCATCACCTGGTTTGGCCATGTCCTGTCAGATTTCCGACACGTTGTGCGGTTGTATGACTTCTTCCTGGCCTGCCATCCCCTGAtgccaatctactttgctgctgtG ATTGTGCAGTACCGGGAGGACGAGGTGTTGGACTGTGAGTGTGACATGGCGTCGGTGCACCATCTCCTGTCCCAGATCCCCCAGGACCTGCCCTACGAGACGCTCATCAGCCGCGCAGGAGACCTTTTTGTCCAGTTCCCCCCCTCCGAGCTGGCCAGGGAGGCTGCCCAGCAGTACAGTCAACA GATGGCAGCCTCCACCTTTAAAGACTTTGATCTGACCCCGGAGCAGCAGCGGGCGGACACGGTGCTGCGGAGGCGGCGGAGAGAGAAGCAGGCACTGAAGGGAGCTGCTGCAGGTGCTATGGTGGCGACCGCCCAACCCACCACGGCTCGGCGCTTCGTCCGACTGGCCGTCATGGGGCTCACTGTGGCCCTGGGGGCAGCCGCCCTAACCCTGGTCAACACGGCCCTAGAGTGGGCGCCCAAACTGGACTTACACCTCTTCCcctga
- the rbck1 gene encoding ranBP-type and C3HC4-type zinc finger-containing protein 1 isoform X2, giving the protein MTSPEVFTSNLVEAEELAQLLSEAINCGDKEEAKRCSEQLAELCVPVSVMISRKAYSQDSIRLKVGVGDAQSENYIPVTLLVTLDMTISDLKEKINTDYGFHPSLQSWVIGKRLARVSKTLYSHGVRKNGDQAYLYIKSAQAANLSREQVNQEEEHRRLDSIIESLSPLLARGATGPTPPPKTKQPAPPPLQPKPLVGWSCSVCTYANKPTRPGCEMCGSERPEDYKVPEVYQPDEQEIQRLQLEEMANLQYQQALDEERERNFLSLVETDAHSLVPNTEELDCPICLCSIPPGEGATLRECLHVFCRECLKGTIVNSMDPEVTCPYGDEDYSCDRKLQDREIQSLLSQEEHQKLLELRLSIAETRSENSYHCKTPDCAGWCIFEDEVNEFICELCKETNCLLCKAIHKDMNCKEYQDDLRIRAENDVAAKQTTQMLESLLQNGEAMHCPKCKVIVQKKDGCDWICCLMCKTEICWVTKQARWGPNGSGDNSGGCGCRFDGARCHPNCQNCH; this is encoded by the exons ATGACTTCTCCTGAGGTCTTCACAAGCAACTTAGTAGAGG CGGAGGAGCTAGCCCAGTTGTTGAGTGAGGCCATCAACTGTGGTGACAAAGAGGAAGCCAAAAGGTGTTCAGAGCAGCTGGCAGAGTTGTGTGTACCAGTATCTGTCATGATCTCCCGCAAGGCTTACTCCCAAGACTCTATTCG GTTGAAGGTGGGAGTCGGGGATGCACAGTCAGAAAACTATATTCCGGTTACCTTGTTGGTAACACTTGACATGACCATTTCAGATCTGAAagaaaag ATCAATACTGACTATGGATTTCATCCATCTCTGCAAAGCTGGGTGATCGGTAAGCGTCTGGCACGGGTCTCTAAAACTCTGTACAGCCATGGGGTAAGGAAGAATGGAGACCAAGCCTACCTGTACATCAAGTCTGCCCAGGCTGCCAACCTCAGCCGGGAGCAAGTCAACCAGGAGGAGGAGCACCGTCGGCTAGACA GTATCATTGAGTCATTGAGTCCTCTACTGGCCAGAGGAGCAACTGGACCAACCCCACCTCCCAAAACTAAACAACCAGCACCTCCTCCTCTGCAACCAAAGCCTCTG GTGGGTTGGTCATGCTCTGTGTGCACCTATGCTAACAAGCCAACGAGGCCAGGCTGTGAGATGTGTGGGTCTGAAAGACCAGAAGATTATAAAGTCCCTGAGGTTTACCAGCCTGATGAGCAGGAGATCCAGAGACTCCAGCTAGAGGAGATGGCCAATCTACAGTACCAGCAG GCATTGGATGAAGAGCGGGAGAGGAATTTCTTGAGTCTGGTGGAAACAGACGCCCACAGCCTCGTCCCCAACACAGAGGAGCTGGACTGTCCTATTTGCCTCTGCTCCATTCCGCCAGGGGAGGGAGCCACACTGCGGGAGTGCCTGCATGTTTTCTGCAG GGAGTGTCTTAAAGGAACCATAGTGAATAGCATGGATCCAGAGGTGACCTGCCCTTATGGGGATGAAGACTACAGCTGTGATAGAAAGCTGCAGGACAGGGAGATCCAATCT CTTCTCTCTCAGGAAGAGCACCAGAAGCTTCTAGAGCTGAGGCTCAGTATTGCTGAGACGCGGAGTGAGAACAGCTACCACTGCAAAACCCCCGACTGCGCTGGCTGGTGCATCTTTGAGGACGAAGTCAATGAGTTTATTTGTGAGCTCTGCAAAGAGACCAATTGCCTCCTCTGCAAG GCCATCCACAAAGACATGAACTGCAAGGAGTATCAAGATGATCTCCGGATCAGAGCTGAGAATGACGTGGCTGCAAAACAGACCACACAGATGCTGGAG TCCTTACTGCAGAACGGGGAGGCCATGCACTGTCCTAAGTGTAAGGTCAtagttcagaagaaggacggctGTGATTGGATCTGCTGCCTGATGTGTAAGACGGAGATCTGCTGGGTCACCAAGCAGGCTCGCTGGGGACCAAAC GGTTCTGGGGACAACTCAGGAGGCTGTGGATGTCGATTCGATGGGGCGCGTTGCCACCCTAACTGCCAGAACTGCCACTGA